Within the Desulfovibrio aminophilus DSM 12254 genome, the region CGGAAAGCCCCCCTCTTTTTTCCCGCCCCCTTAGCACGAAGGTCACCGGCCGTCGAGTTCGGCGGCGGCCGGGAACACGGACGCCGGGCCGGAAACACCGAGCGGCGGGGACTCGCCGGGAAGGCTCCCGACGGCTCCCCACCGCTCGGCTCGGAGGTCTCCGGCGGACCGGAACCTCGAAAGAATCAGTCCTCTCCGGCGGCCAGTTCGCGGGTCAGGGCCGCGATCTCCTCGCGGATGATCCGCGCCGCCTCACGGGGCACGGCCTGCTCCACCAGAGTCTTGATCTCGGCGGCCAGCTCGGCGCGCAGGGTCTCCCTCAACTCGGCCGTGAGCACGCCCACGCGCTCCTCCACCAGGGTCAGGATGTGCTCCGGCGCGTCGGCTCCCGGCTCGGTCTCGGCGCCCACCAGGGCGGCGTGGATGTCCTCGTCGCCGATCTGGTCCAACAGGGCGTCCACGTCCACGGACTCGTCACCGGACTCGTCCAGGTCCAGGCCGAGCAGCGCGGCGTCGGCCGAGGGCTCGGCCGGCATCCCGCTCAGGTCAGGAACGGACGACAGGGACGCTTCCCCGCTCAGAAGCACTTCGCTGAGCACGGACTCTCCGGGCTCGTGCAGGGCCTCGGACTCGGCGGGAGACGGTTCGGGGGCGGACGCCGCCGGGGCGTACACGGGCATGTCCTCCGGCGAGACGTCGATCTCGTCCAGACCCCGACCCGATGCGTCGTCGGCAGCGATCTCGGCGTCGGTCATGCCCTCGGGCTCGGCGAGAAACGTTTCTGACGCGGACGCCGCCGGGGCGTACACGGGCATGTCATCCGGCGAGACGTCGATCTCGTCCAGACCCGGCCCGGAAGCATCGTCGGCAGCGATCTCGGCGTCGGTCATGCCCTCGGCCTCGATGGGCTCGGCCTCCGGCTCGGCCAGGGGTTCGGCGAGCACGCCGTCCAGGGAAATCTCCGCCTCGGCCAGGGGCTCCGGCTCGACCAAGACGTCGTCCAGGGAGATTTCCGCCTCGGCCAGGGGCTCCGGCTCGGTCAGGACATCGTCCAGGGATATCTCGGGTTCGACGTCCCGCTCCTCCAGGACATCGCCCAGGGCGATCTCCGGCTCCACCGCGGCGGCCTCGTCGAGCACGATCTCGGCCTCGGGCAGGTCCAAGGGGCCGTCCGCGGTCGAAGTCTCGACCGCCTCGGCGACCAGCGTGTCGTCCAGGGTCAGGGGCTCGTCCAGAGTCAGCGGCTCGTCCCCGGCCTCCTCGGCCACTAGGTCGTCCAGGCTGAGGATCGTCTCCTCTTCTTCGGCCGCGACCTCCGGGGCCGCCTCGGCAGCGAGGGAGTCCTCGTCCAGGATCAGGGCGTCGTCCAGGGAAATTTCGGGCTCGTCCGGCGCGGCCGCCTTGGCGGGACTCCCGGGGCCCAGGCCGTCGATGAGGTCGTCCAGCCCGGCGGAGTCCATGGCGCCCCCCGCCGCATCGTCCGGCGGATTCAGATCGATGTCCGGCAGGGCCGCGCCCGCGTCGTCGTCCTCCAGCAGAAGGGCGTCGTCGAAGGATCCGGCCTTCTCGGTCCGGGCCTGCGTCTTGGCGGGCTTGGTGTCCTCGCCCAGATCCTCGGCGAACAGATCCTCCAGCTCCTGCTCGAAGCTGGCGTCCAGGTCGTCGGGGTCCATGGGGTCGGCGGAGGTAGCGGACCCTTCATCCGCGATGTCGCTCAGATCGAGCAGGTCTTCATCGCGGGGGGCTTCCGGTTTGGCCGGACACATACGCGCACCTCGGGGATTTTGAAGACGCTGGGGGCCGCCGAGGCGGCCCCCAGGTCAACCGGTCATTACGACTTCTTCGCGTGGCACTTGTTGCAGGCGGTGGGGCCCTGCTTCATGCTCTTGTGGCAGCCCATGCAGCTGTGGTTGCTGGTGGGGGCGTGGAAGGCGGCGTAGTAGGAATTGTCGCCCTTCTTCGCCTTCAGGTCATTGTGGCAGGTGCCGCACTTGTAGTCCTTGGGATTTTCCTTGATCTTGTGGTGGCACTCCTCGCACTTCTGCTTGCCATGCTTGGCATGGCTGAGAGTGACGGTGCCCTGGGTGGCCGCGCCGGGGGACTTCATGACGATGTCCTGCTTGGGGGCGTCGGCGGCGAACAGGACCGGCAGGGCCACGAAGCCGACCAGGGCCGCGCAGACCACGCTGATGATGACGATGCGCTTCATTCTCCTCGTTCCTCCTTGTCTCCACTTTCCAATTGCCAGACAACTCGAAACCACTTCTCCATCCACTGCGCGAAAGCCGGTCTTCGCCCGGAACTCCCTTTGCGCATTTTGTCTTTTACGCTTTTGACCGCGTGTTGGCAAGTCTTTGCCGGACCTTGCGCGTTCCTCCGGCGAGATCGTACTTCCCGGCGTAGCCCCGGGGAGTGAGCATGCGCCCCCCCGCCGCGCGACTGGAGGAAGCGCCCACCACCACGATGGTCTGCATGTCCACGCCGCCGCAGTCCACGTCCGCCAGCCGGGCGATCTCCGCGCGCTGCCCCGGCCGAAAGGCCCGGCAGACCACACCCACCGGGGTGTCCGGTCCGCGGTGCCGCGCGATCACGGCCAGGGCCCGTTCCAGATGGTCGGCCCGGCGCTTGGAGCGCGGATTGTAGAGCACGAGGACGAAGTCCGCCCCGGCGGCCGCGTCCAGCCGCCGTTCGATGACCTCCCAGGGCGTCAGCAGGTCCGAGAGGCTCACGCAGGCGAAGTCGTGGGTCAAGGGCGCGCCGAGCAGGGCCGCGGCCGCCGCCAGGGCCGGAACCCCGGGCACCACCTCGCAGGGCACGCGCTCCAGCAGGCCGCGCTCCTCCAGAACCTCCAGCACCAGCCCGGCCATGGCGTAGATTCCGGCGTCGCCGCTGGAGACCACGGCCACGTCCCGCCCGGCCAGGGCCAGGTCCACGGCCCGGCCCGCGCGTTCCACCTCGCCGGTCATGCCGGTGGAGACCACCTCGCGGCCCTCCAGCACCTCCGGCTCCAGCAGATCCAGGTAGCCGGAATAGCCGACCACGGCCGATGCCGAGGCCAGGGCAGCCCGGGCCAAGGGACAGAGCAGCCCCGGGTCGCCCGGCCCCAGGCCGACCACGCTCAGCCGGCCAGGGCCACGGCCAGGGTCGCCCGCGTGGTCTTGCGCTTGGGCACGACCAGCGGTCCGTCGGCGGCCAGCATCGCCGCTGCCTCGCATACTCCCTCCAGACCCATGTGTTTGCGCACCAGCGCCGACGGCGTGGGCACCGCCACGCGGGAGAGTTCCTCCCGCGAAAAAAACCGCGCTTCGACGCCGAGTTCCCGCGCGGCTTCCAGCAGCCCGGGTTCGTCGGCCTTGTCCGCCACGCTGGCGATCCCGGCCAGACTCGCCGGGGCCAAGCCCTCCTCGGCGAAGACCCGCGTCAGCAGTTCCCTGATCTCGACCGCCGGGGTTCCCCTGCGGCAGCCCATCCCGGCCCAGAGCACACGCGGATGCAGGACCAGAATTTCGTCACCCGCGGCGGCCCGCCAGTCCACGCGCACCCGGCCGCCGGAGTCCACCCGGCGAAAATGCGCCGGGTCCAGGTCGCCCAACCGTCGGCCCGGATCCTCCACGGCCAGGACGCCGCCCTCCAGGAGCAGGGCGTTGGCCCGCTTCACGGCCGACAGGTTGCCGATGGCCAGCCCGCGCTCCACGGCCAGGAGGTCCAGCGAGGGCAGCCCGGCCGAGTCCGTGGCCGTGGTGACCACGGCCTGCCCGCCGGTGAGCCCGGCCACGCGCCGGGCCAGGGCGTTGGCCCCGCCCAGATGGCCGGAGAGCAGGCTGACGCAGAAGCGTCCCTCCTGGTCCAGGACGAGCACGGCCGGATCGCGGTCCTTGCCGCGCAGGCGCGGGGCGATCAGCCGGACCACGAGCCCGGCGGCGGCCACGAAGACATGCGCGGAGAAGCGGCCGAAGGTCTCGGCCAGACAGGCGGTCAGACTTTCGAAGCCCCGCTCACCCGGCCCGGCCAGGCGGGCCGGGGCGAAGACCTCGGCGTCCAGGCCGGGGGCCAGCCGCCGCGCCAGCTCCAGCCCGCCCGGGGTCAGGGCGTAGACCGCGATGGATTCCGGCATGCGCTCGGCCCTCCGGGGGCCTTCCGTCCTAGAACCGCACCCTCCGGGCGGCGTCCAGCGTGGCCGCGAAGTCCTCCTCGGTGTGGGCGAAGGAGGTGAAGGTGCATTCGTAGCCCGAGGGCGCGAGATTCACCCCGGCCTCCCGCATCTGGCGGAAGAACGTGGCGTAGGCTTCGGTGTCCATGGTCTTGGCCGTGTCGAAGTCCGTCACCGGCGTTTTGGTGAAGAAGAGCGTGAAGATCGAGGCCACATGGTTCATCTGCACGGGCAGACCCTTCTCCTCCAGCACGGATTTCAAGTCCCGGGCGAAGGCCAGGGTACGGCGCTCCAGGGCGTCGTAGTCGCAGGCCTCCAGGCGGCGCAGGGTGGCCAGTCCGGCGGCCATGGCCGCCGGGTTCCCGGAGAGCGTCCCTGCCTGGTAGACCGCGCCCACGGGGGCCACGTGCTCCATGATTTCCCGGCGTCCGCCGAAGCAGCCCACCGGGAAGCCGCCGCCGATGATCTTGCCCAGGGTGGTCAGGTCCGGCCGAACGCCGTAGCGGGCCTGGGCCCCGCCCAGGGACAGGCGGAAGCCGGTGATGACCTCGTCGAAGATGAGCAGCGCGCCGAAGCGGGTGCAAAGGGCGCGCAGACCTTCCAGGAAACCCGGCTCCGGGGGCACGAGGCCCATGTTTCCGGCCGCCGGCTCGACGATGACGCAGGCGATCTCGCGGCCGTGACGGTTGAAGAGGTCTTCCACGGCCTCCAGGTCGTTGTAGGGCGCGATGAGGGTGTGGGCCACCACGTCGGCGGGCACGCCGGGGGTGCCGGGAATGGACAGGGTGGCCAGGCCCGAACCCGCGCTGGCCAGGAAGGCGTCGCTGTGTCCGTGGTAGCAGCCGTCGAACTTGATGAGCTTGTCCCGGCCGGTGAAGCCCCGGGCCAGGCGCAGGGCGCTCATGGTGGCCTCGGTGCCCGAGGAGACCATGCGCATCATCTCCATGCCGGGCATGAGCCGCCGCACGGCCTCGGCCAGCTCCACCTCGCCCGGGCAGGGCGCGCCGTAGCTCGAGCCGCGCTCCACGGCCCGACGGGCGGCCTCGACCACCTCGGGGTCGCAATGGCCGAGGATCATCGGCCCCCAGCTCAACACGAAGTCGATGAGCTCCTGCCCGTCCACGGTGTGCATGCGGCTGCCCCGGGCGCTCTCGGTGAACAGGGGGTCGCAGCCCACGCCGCGGCAGGCCCGCACCGGGCTGTTCACACCGCCGGGCAGGACGTCCTGGGCCCGGCGGAACCAATCGGCGGAACTGGTCATTCCTCGTCCTCCTCGCGAAAATAGCGCATGGATGTCTTTTTCAATTCCCGCAGGCTGTTGAGCACGGCGTAGTCGGTGATGCCCGTGGCCCGGGACAGCTCCTCGGCCACCTTCAGGCTGTCGCCCGGGTTGCGGCCGTGGATCATGGTGTACAGGTTGTAGGGCCACTCCGGGTAGGTGCGGCGTTCGTAGGCGTGGCTGATCTCCGGCCGGGAGGCCAGGAGTTCGCCCACGCGGGCGGCCTCGGCCGGGTCATCCACGCGCCAAGCCACCATGGCGTTGTGGCCGTAGCCCGCCTTCTGGTGCCGCAGGGTGGCTCCGAAGCGCCGGATCACGCCGCGCTCCTTGAGCCCGCGCAGCAGGTCGAGCACCGTCTTCTCGTCCGTGCCCACGGCCTCGGCGATGTCCGCGAAGGGCGTCGCGGAGTCCGGCAGATCGCCTCCGGCCAGGGCCAGAATCCTCTCTTCCAGGGGGGTGAACACGATCTTTTCCATACCGGTCCATCTACCCGCAACGGCCCGGCCTTGCAACCGGAAGCGGCGACGGGTATTCTGAAAAGACATGTCCGGCGCGGGGGCGACCCCCGGCTCCGGACCGAAACGGACAGACAAGCGGACGGGGCGCCCCCCCGCCCGAAAAGGAGATCTTCATGCGCATCGCCGTGCTGGGCGCGGGAGCCTGGGGCACGACCCTGGCCGACATGCTCTGCCGCAAGGGTCTTCCCGTGCGGCTCTGGGCCCGCGAGGAAGACGTGGTCCGGGCCGTCAACGAGGACCACGAGAACCCGTCCTTCCTGCCGGGCGTGAAGCTCTGCCCGGAACTCACCGCCCACGGCGATCCGGCCGCGGCGCTCCAGGGGGCCGAGGCGGTCCTGGTGGTCATCCCCAGCCAATTCCTGCGCCGCTCCCTGGAAAGCCTGCGCGGCCACCTGCCCGAGCGGCCGGTGATCGTCTGCGCCAGCAAGGGCATCGAGATGGACACCCTGGAGCCCATGTCCGTGGTGGTGAAGGAGGCCCTGGCCGGGCTTTCCCCGCGCTACGCCGTGCTCTCGGGCCCGTCCTTCGCCTTCGAGGTGGCCCGGGGCATGCCCACCAGCGTGACGCTCGGCTGCGCGGATCGCGAACTGGGCCGCGAACTGCGCGAGGCCTTCTCCACCCCGTCCTTCCGGGTCTACACGAGCACGGACTACCGGGGCGTGGAGTTGGGCGGCGCGGTGAAGAACGTCATGGCCATCGCGGCGGGCATCGCCGACGGCCTGGGTTTCGGTCACGACGCCCGCGCCGCGCTCATCACCCGGGGACTGGCCGAGATGAGCCGCCTGGGCGTGGCCATGGGCGCGCGGGCCAAGACCTTCATGGGCCTCTCGGGCATGGGCGACCTCGTGCTCACCTGCACCGGCGATCTCTCGCGCAACCGCCAGGTGGGCCTCAAGCTGGGCCAGGGCATGAAGCTCTCCGAGATCATGGCCGGAACCCGCACCGTGGCCGAGGGCGTGAAGACCACCGAGGCCATGCACGCCCTGGCGAAGAAACTCGGCGTGGAGCTGCCCATCACCGAGCAGGTCCACCGCATCCTGCACGAGGACCGGCCCCCGGCTCAGGCCGTGAAGGAACTCATGACCCGCAGCCTGAAGGACGAACACGAGGAGGAGGAATGAGCCGAACCGCCGTCGCCGCCCTGCTGCTGGCCGCCCTGGCGCTCTCCGGCTGCGGCAAGGAATGGACGCATCCGAACATCGCGAGTCCCCGTGAGGAGGATCAGCGTTTCGAAACCGACTCGGCCACCTGCCGGGACGAGTCCGCGCACGCGCCGG harbors:
- a CDS encoding NAD(P)H-dependent glycerol-3-phosphate dehydrogenase, with the translated sequence MRIAVLGAGAWGTTLADMLCRKGLPVRLWAREEDVVRAVNEDHENPSFLPGVKLCPELTAHGDPAAALQGAEAVLVVIPSQFLRRSLESLRGHLPERPVIVCASKGIEMDTLEPMSVVVKEALAGLSPRYAVLSGPSFAFEVARGMPTSVTLGCADRELGRELREAFSTPSFRVYTSTDYRGVELGGAVKNVMAIAAGIADGLGFGHDARAALITRGLAEMSRLGVAMGARAKTFMGLSGMGDLVLTCTGDLSRNRQVGLKLGQGMKLSEIMAGTRTVAEGVKTTEAMHALAKKLGVELPITEQVHRILHEDRPPAQAVKELMTRSLKDEHEEEE
- the hemL gene encoding glutamate-1-semialdehyde 2,1-aminomutase → MTSSADWFRRAQDVLPGGVNSPVRACRGVGCDPLFTESARGSRMHTVDGQELIDFVLSWGPMILGHCDPEVVEAARRAVERGSSYGAPCPGEVELAEAVRRLMPGMEMMRMVSSGTEATMSALRLARGFTGRDKLIKFDGCYHGHSDAFLASAGSGLATLSIPGTPGVPADVVAHTLIAPYNDLEAVEDLFNRHGREIACVIVEPAAGNMGLVPPEPGFLEGLRALCTRFGALLIFDEVITGFRLSLGGAQARYGVRPDLTTLGKIIGGGFPVGCFGGRREIMEHVAPVGAVYQAGTLSGNPAAMAAGLATLRRLEACDYDALERRTLAFARDLKSVLEEKGLPVQMNHVASIFTLFFTKTPVTDFDTAKTMDTEAYATFFRQMREAGVNLAPSGYECTFTSFAHTEEDFAATLDAARRVRF
- a CDS encoding cytochrome c3 family protein; this translates as MKRIVIISVVCAALVGFVALPVLFAADAPKQDIVMKSPGAATQGTVTLSHAKHGKQKCEECHHKIKENPKDYKCGTCHNDLKAKKGDNSYYAAFHAPTSNHSCMGCHKSMKQGPTACNKCHAKKS
- the cobJ gene encoding precorrin-3B C(17)-methyltransferase, producing MVGLGPGDPGLLCPLARAALASASAVVGYSGYLDLLEPEVLEGREVVSTGMTGEVERAGRAVDLALAGRDVAVVSSGDAGIYAMAGLVLEVLEERGLLERVPCEVVPGVPALAAAAALLGAPLTHDFACVSLSDLLTPWEVIERRLDAAAGADFVLVLYNPRSKRRADHLERALAVIARHRGPDTPVGVVCRAFRPGQRAEIARLADVDCGGVDMQTIVVVGASSSRAAGGRMLTPRGYAGKYDLAGGTRKVRQRLANTRSKA
- a CDS encoding cobalt-precorrin 5A hydrolase encodes the protein MPESIAVYALTPGGLELARRLAPGLDAEVFAPARLAGPGERGFESLTACLAETFGRFSAHVFVAAAGLVVRLIAPRLRGKDRDPAVLVLDQEGRFCVSLLSGHLGGANALARRVAGLTGGQAVVTTATDSAGLPSLDLLAVERGLAIGNLSAVKRANALLLEGGVLAVEDPGRRLGDLDPAHFRRVDSGGRVRVDWRAAAGDEILVLHPRVLWAGMGCRRGTPAVEIRELLTRVFAEEGLAPASLAGIASVADKADEPGLLEAARELGVEARFFSREELSRVAVPTPSALVRKHMGLEGVCEAAAMLAADGPLVVPKRKTTRATLAVALAG
- a CDS encoding Lrp/AsnC family transcriptional regulator, with the protein product MEKIVFTPLEERILALAGGDLPDSATPFADIAEAVGTDEKTVLDLLRGLKERGVIRRFGATLRHQKAGYGHNAMVAWRVDDPAEAARVGELLASRPEISHAYERRTYPEWPYNLYTMIHGRNPGDSLKVAEELSRATGITDYAVLNSLRELKKTSMRYFREEDEE